The following coding sequences lie in one Syngnathoides biaculeatus isolate LvHL_M chromosome 16, ASM1980259v1, whole genome shotgun sequence genomic window:
- the ndufab1b gene encoding NADH:ubiquinone oxidoreductase subunit AB1b codes for MLGARRVLSVMASSVLHQCLRSLARPSLRLLSANLAVRAASGLSAAALRPLSFAAASRRTRWLGQGPISSGVLCRQYGDLPPLTLETIKDRVMYVLKLYDKINPEKLQTSSHFMKDLGLDSLDQVEIIMAMEDEFGFEIPDAEAEKLMTPSEIVQYIADKKDVYE; via the exons ATGCTGGGAGCCCGCCGAGTTCTCTCAGTCATGGCGTCCAGCGTCCTACACCAGTGTCTCCGCTCTCTTGCGCGACCCTCGCTGCGGCTTCTGTCCGCCAATTTGGCAGTGAGAGCCGCTTCGGGTCTCTCAGCAGCCGCACTCCGACCTCTCTCGTTCGCCGCGGCCAGCCGGAGGACGCGGTGGCTCGGCCAAGGCCCG ATCTCCTCGGGCGTGCTTTGCCGACAGTACGGCGACCTGCCCCCCCTCACCCTAGAGACCATCAAAGACCGCGTCATGTACGTCCTCAAGCTCTACGACAAGATTAATCCCGAGAAG TTGCAGACGTCATCCCACTTTATGAAAGACTTGGGTCTGGACAGCCTGGACCAAGTGGAGATCATTATGGCCATGGAAGATGAGTTTG GGTTTGAGATTCCTGACGCAGAAGCCGAGAAGTTGATGACTCCTTCGGAGATCGTGCAGTACATCGCAGACAAGAAGGATGtttatgagtaa
- the dctn5 gene encoding dynactin subunit 5: MELSEILYNKAEYIETASGNKVSRQSVLCGSQNIVLNGKTIVMDDCIIRGDLANVRVGRHCVVKSRSVIRPPFKKFSKGVAFFPLHIGDHVFIEEDCVVNAAQIGSYVHIGKNCVIGRRCVLKDCCKILDNTVLPPETVVPPFTVFSGCPGLFSGELPECTQDLMIDVTKSYYQKFLPLSQI; this comes from the exons ATGGAGTTGTctgaaatactgtacaacaaAGCGGAGTATATCGAGACg GCTTCTGGCAACAAGGTTAGCAGACAGTCGGTGCTCTGTGGAAGTCAGAATATCGTACTGAATGGCAAA ACCATCGTCATGGATGACTGCATCATCAGGGGCGACCTGGCTAATGTCAGAGTGGGGAGACATTGTGTGGTTAAAAGCAGGAGTGTCATTCGTCCACCTTTCAAGAAATTCAGCAAAGg AGTGGCCTTCTTCCCGCTGCACATCGGCGACCACGTTTTCATCGAGGAGGACTGCGTGGTGAACGCAGCTCAGATCGGTTCCTACGTCCACATTGGCAAGAATTGCGTCATA GGTCGTCGCTGTGTGCTGAAAGACTGCTGCAAGATCTTGGACAACACTGTTCTTCCTCCGGAGACGGTGGTGCCTCCTTTTACTGTCTTTTCAGGATGCCCAG GATTGTTTTCGGGGGAGCTTCCAGAGTGCACACAGGACTTGATGATTGACGTCACCAAAAGCTACTACCAGAAGTTCCTTCCTCTCAGCCAGATATAG
- the hapstr1a gene encoding UPF0472 protein C16orf72 homolog, with amino-acid sequence MEEKKEDGDSEIQEHGPEHWFSKWERQCLAEAEQREPSEEEADNDQDKLWHLFQNSATAVAQLYKDRVCHQQGLSLWVPFQNAATAVTNLYKESVEAHQRSFDRGIQIGHQRRNKDMLAWVKKRRRTIRREDLISFLCGKAPPHRSSRASTRLAMVAPSRANSPAETGSSVEADLQPFREAIALHGLSGAMASISVRSGPPGSPTHVSGSSSNGGGAGGGASSGSAALCRGRRNGLLDVDLNTFISEEMALHLDSSGSASAGGGGAARKRNSTQCSDVITDSPTHKRNRMI; translated from the exons atggaggagaagaaggaagaCGGCGACTCGGAGATCCAGGAACACGGACCCGAGCACTGGTTCTCAAAATGGGAGCGGCAGTGTTTGGCCGAGGCGGAGCAGCGAGAGCCGAGCGAGGAGGAGGCCGACAACGACCAGGATAAACTGTGGCATCTTTTCCAGAACTCCGCCACCGCAGTGGCACAGTTATACAAAG ACCGAGTATGTCATCAACAGGGCCTGTCACTCTGGGTGCCATTTCAGAATGCTGCTACGGCAGTCACCAACCTGTACAAAG AGAGTGTCGAGGCCCATCAGAGAAGTTTCGACAGGGGCATCCAGATAGGACACCAGCGGCGTAATAAG GACATGTTGGCCTGGGTAAAAAAGCGCCGGAGAACTATCCGCAGGGAGGATCTTATCAGCTTCCTGTGTGGCAAAGCACCCCCACACAGGAGTAGCAGGGCCAGCACGAGGCTGGCCATGGTGGCTCCCAGCCGGGCCAACTCGCCGGCTGAGACCGGCTCGTCTGTGGAAGCCGACCTGCAGCCCTTCAGGGAGGCCATCGCGCTGCACG GTCTGAGCGGGGCCATGGCGAGCATCAGCGTGCGCTCGGGCCCCCCGGGGTCCCCTACACACGTGagcgggagcagcagtaacggAGGCGGCGCCGGCGGAGGGGCGTCTTCGGGCTCGGCGGCGTTGTGCCGCGGCAGACGCAACGGCCTCCTGGACGTAGACCTGAACACTTTCATCTCTGAGGAGATGGCGCTACACCTGGACTCGTCCGGCTCGGCCTCGGCCGGGGGAGGGGGCGCGGCCAGAAAACGAAACTCCACCCAGTGCAGTGACGTCATCACAGACTCGCCCACTCACAAACGCAACAGGATGATTTGA